TGGAGGCGGGTTCGGAGATGGTTAGCTTTAGAATTGAGCGAATAGTGTAATGGATTGAGAAAGCAGAGGGTGTTTTGAAGGGAGGAGCAGTTTACTCTAGCTGCCGCCGCCATTTCCTCCGGCGAAAGTTGAAAAGGATCTCTTCTTCTTAGTAACGACCAGAGTTTGTTCTTGTGTAGAAAGGAAAAATACTTGGTATTTGGAGGGAGAAGAAGATAATCCAATTGGTAAATTTGAGTTTTAGTGCTTAACTAgtggtaaaaaataaaaaataaaaaatgataggccttttaatcatttaaaaaaaaaattgtgaaggagaaatttgactttttatgcttaataatgtggtgtaatacaaaataatgctaggcatttttaaCATTATAAAATAATGCCAAAAATTTTGCTagtacccaaaatgcccctatcacAATTTCCCCCAATCCCACTTTtgattctccctctctctctcaaactctcgATCAAGCTCTCCCCCGACCATTGAACTACCCAGCTCTCCCCCGACTGTTCAAgctctctctctcaaactctcAGTTCAAGTCCCCGTCGCAGCCCCCGTCGAAGCCGCGCTGCCCCCCCGTCGAAGCCGCGCAACCCCCCGTTGAAACCCCGCGCCTCTCGCCGTCCGTCCATCTCGCCTCTCGCCGTCTGTCATCCAAAACCCACAGTTCAAGTTTCTCCATACCCAAAACAAAGGTAAGCTTATTACCGTGATCATGTGTGTTTGTGTGTATGTGTATGGATTAGTGTGGGATTGTTTGTGTATGGATTAGTGTGGGATTGTTTGTGTGTATGGATTAATCTGGTTTGTTTTGGGTATGGAATAGTGTGGGTATGTTTTAGTGAAGCCTAGGATTTTTGTGGGTCTGGTAAGGTTGCTCGATGGGGGGTTCGATGGGTTAAgccgttaagggttccaagtttaggttcgatgctcgatggtggttcgatgcatgctcgatgggggtttgATAGGTTAAGCTATTAAGGGTTCTaagtttaggttcgatgctcgatgggggttcgataggttaagccgttaagggttccaagtttaggttcgatgctcgaagggggttcgatgcatgctcaatgggggggttcgatgcatgctcgatggggttcgataggttaagctgttaagggttccaagtttaggttcgatgctcgatgggggttcgatgcatgcttgatgggttgggtatttgttgggttcgatgcttgtcgatgttggttcgatagggtaggccttaggggttcgatgttggttcgatggggtaggcccattatgggttccaagtttaaacctaagaaattagatgcatgctcgatgggggttcgatgcatgctcgatggattgggtcttatgttgggttcgatggtggttcgatgcatgctctaggGGTTCAATGGGGGGTTCAATGggtactcgataggggttcgatgggtgttcgatatgggttcgatggttgcatgtatgtttatttatggatttttcacgcgactttgtttaactgtattattgttatctttattttttgcagATGTCGAAGTTTCTTTTACCCTTGACAGATCACTTTCCTGgacgagtcacatataggggcaatggttactttaaaacaatcaaggacaagtttgaggagctcgggttgatagaaagggtgaaggaatccccattcaaacaatttttcatggctgagaagttagacttctctgcatctctcatgcatcaattaatgttgcgcaagatccagtgcttcaaagaggatgagttgcatttacatttgggatctagaccTTGCAGATTTGGTAGAGGCGAGTTTGCTTTGGTTACGGGGTTGAACTTCAGTTCCAGGCCATCTGAGATtgatttgaagaaacacttgactagtgacagcttaatcaaggagtactttaatgatgaagaaacagTGAAGATAATGCATTTGGAAGCTGCTTTAAAAATTGCATtgtagttgaagatgcctacaagttgggcctatgtttctttgttgagagggttttacttgcacgagagggcaagttaaatgtatggatagattcgctgaagatggtggaggacactgagtacttctttacttacccatgggggaaggtgtcttttaacaagcttatggatTCATGTAAGAAAGACATGCATCATTAGAATAGgaactatgagaagaagaaggaagttaaggggaaacagaaagaagcaaaatacagtttgtatggttatgtccctgcattgcagtattgggcatacgaagccatccagcagtttgcacgtgagtatggtattaaccatggaaaccagtttccgaggatgctcagttggtcgagcaataaggagcgtcctatttcgaaggccgaccttgcaccgatgttcaagaagacgagtgtaaattctgctatattatgtcaaaatagagtattctttggtggtttcaaactaacttaatgctttgtatttgatgcagttgattgtgttgtccatgttgaagccccggccttcggagatagattattatagcgctctgacgaagggtgatgctcccttgtatcccgggttgggccaagaagaagaggtagaaactcccactgattttgagaaggtggcggagatagctgctgaggttgcgaaggcagccaatatttttgttgatggccctgatgatgaggaTGCCCCAGTCCCCATTGGCCCCAGCCCCAGCCCCATCGATACACCCCAGTCCTGATCAACCTGATTTACAGgaggtgttggagaggttggagcgagtcgagagtcgtcaggataccatcctagagaaccaggcggtcatcatggatgctgtcaataagatcttgacattcgtacaagatcttccaaatgattctgattctgattctgactcacttgacctcccagatgattttgtctcacatgacataggcactcctcccccgatagtactcacagcaaatcctgagaccccaggtgttgctattatagaacctggggatgttgctggtgtagagtttgaattggccaagaggaaaagacgcaaacctaagaaatttgaagactacaTCGACCCAACCAGAAAGAAAGCTCGTTTGGATGCGATTGATGACGTGCCATTAGTCCTCGACCCTCTAAAGAAGCCACTTGCTACACAGTACAGAACGGTCggcaagtggttgcttggagatattccgaacaagacgaagagggatgtccaaactggtgtgtatggttcgagttggtttctgacgatgaagacaccatagttttggatcgatgatgaggtaagtaattttattaaatttattaatatttgttatctGGTATAAATGGGTTCAATAGGGGTTTCGATAGGCTAATTAATTGTTTTCCTAtcatttttgcagcatattgatgcggccatGCATATGCTACGTAGGCGACAACAGTTCTATCCCGGGGCGTATCGGCAAGATGCtgttgtgatgaatattatgttctcacaagtggtaccggcccgttatgatgcatatcagaatgccaaggaagcggataagaaaaggtttttgtgggattcagatgtgatatcaatgattacgggaattgacaatcaatttctggcatcgtggaagggagtagacactgtatattggtgccagaactaccttcaagcgcattggtttgcagttgaagcctccatttctacttggactctgaatgtttatgattcGGACGTGACTgtgataagtgataaacaactgcaatcgtttatgaagtcatggtctactttgttcccatcgttgttattgcagtcacaacttctcaaggacgaccctcggttgacgattccacctggagctaaaagatgcaaagagttcaatgtgcgccgcatgccagttgattcagtaccccaaaccaaagtcaggtaaacaaaagtctagtttttattcaagttttttaaattaaattctatgttgattttgttactaatgcaatttatgttttggttacagtggagattgtggtgtgtacgccatcaagcacatcgaacacttattgggtaggctaccacttGACACGATTTGTGATGACAACATGGAGTTGTTTCGAAACAAATGGACAGTGGACATGTGGTATCAGAATGGTAGACATTGAACATTCTCttgttatatttatttgcttaaaatgtagatttttaagaaatttttttgagtcgagcatctttttattaacgacaattaacgaccaaaattcattaacaacaataaaaaaagaaaacgaaaaataaccttcaacttcaagtttaaataaaatacaacaaaaaataaaatcaaagtcgagctttgcatgaggatttgttgtggccacgaccaccacaTCTACTACACTTACGCATTGTAACTGGTTTTTCCCTGCCAGATGGCCAACGGTTTGTCATTGGTCTTCCTAGCTTTGGCTTTTTTGGGcgaccaacttgttgtttctctatgggtacaccaactaccatattcttaatgccatctggaagtatccagtcatcctcgttcccagttgggtaaatggtttctttgtacgaattcctccatgactcaatggtgtaaaacggtgaacacaaagagtaaaggttcactccacgctctatagctgctgcagctgcatgggaacaaggtgtgcctatgagctggaataccccacatgagcatgatttcgtcatcaaattcacctcagcatcgctgtctgcaccagttacatgaaactcgaattgaccaagggcatagacattcatgaaccttcctttgtcagcattgttcgatacatctgcctccatcagggtggataatttggtggtTGTCTTCTCTGTCACACTACGTCGTTCAGAAATCCAAGACTGTAGTGTGAACCGAATGAATTCTAACAAAATTTTAActggaaaggttcttgcatccttggtcttgttgttgaagcttccagcgtagttgcttgtcattatattgtatcgttttccaggaaagaaaggacgagaccacttatcgaaaccaattccctccaaataggcaactataggaggatccattcgcttaatattttcaaaatgctttagaaattcggtcttcttccatgcataggctgctgcccacatctcactgtgacagtgatcagtcttgaacttggctttcacattcatactgatgtgatggtagcatgcgccatgGTAGGCGTCAGGAAAGACAGcctctagagcatgaataatacTCGCATGCCTATCTAACACAAAAGCCAAGTCATCAACgtccccaatggcttccttcaacttcttcatgaaatatttccacgagttgtggttctcactatccaccaacccgaaggcaattggatataaatgactattcgcatccaaagcaacggcacatagcatgtggccactgtacttattcttcaagaacgtgccatccacacatatcacaggacgacaaaatctgaatcctctcctacaaactccaagggCAAAAAAGTTATATAGGAAACAACCATCTTCAGTGaaaaaatcagtaattgtacctggattcttttgctgcaacatgtgcaagtaggatggcaacgtgcaatacgaatcctcatatgtccccctaacatacgtaagtgccttctctctacatctccatgccttttcataactcatatcaataccaaaaaatttcttcatatcctcctttatgttgtttgccatgtaactggtcccatcaactgcgtatttgttctttatgaggtgtccaacgacccacggtgcagcttgacgatgacctttttgtcgcacttctagtgagcatgtgtgtatgctcttgtataccgtgatctcaaacatgggggacaTTGGTTGTTTTTTCCCTCTCAGTCTCTAACAACAGTTAggatctttgcatgtgatataccacacgtcagtaccagactttttcaccatatactcaaagttattcttcattgcaaatagagcagctttggtttttaaatcaatcgtgtcctcaaaagtcttcccaacatatatttctcccattggtccaccagatgatgaggaatgggttttagcagatgcctcaatatcttcttttgtaaacattggggcactccatctggtgtgatcttctcttgatacaattgtctccctccacccagtgttatcttctgtcctagcaggttgattactgcttcgagcaggtgctcaacgtccttgagttgggaggtgtgcctgtgcaagaggcagtcctgactcttcttttacttgttgggcttgggaaatgtctaactcctcatttgaaacatctgcactataatacgagtcatcctcgaaaccatcatcattatcttcaaagcaattaccaactggatcatcattcacatagaGATCGTACTCTTATGCCTCAAGCACACCTGTGGGACCTCCTTGTGGTATATCAAGCTGAATAGTAGCCATCGGATCagtaactggaacaaaagtgcccacctcgctaagatgcttgtaactgctacctgcaggagatggatcgatactggtcgtgtcttttttgttcacactaggagaaggatctgatatgacattcttcttaactggagtcacacataagactacccgttcattcaagcttattcctaagaatacaaGAACTTGACGATCATTCTTCAATTGAACCGGTGCAAATGGTTGCTCGCCGCATACATATGgcacctcgagtttcaattcatacacctctctatccacctgaaatgtctcgtgcagtatgtcaagtagttgctagtaagtgacatcattctctactggtatcacttcaccttcagcatccttaaaataccatttcctaccatgcaattcccaaacaccgttgtaagaaacaaatacgtaaacagtagaacctgaaataaaaaaacacaaatatagTTAGCTGAAAAacagatggtaggaaatggtattttaatgatgctgaaaaacatgaccatcgagcttgcatcgagcctgcatcgagcatgcacgaaatagtgagaatgcacattaccatcgagcttgcatcgagtatctatcgagtaaccatcgagcacaacatgcaacgtaaaaaaaTATGTGCCATCGAGCATGAATGAAATAGtgataatgcacattaccatcgagtacccatcgagtaggtatcgagtacccatcgagtaggtatcgagtacccatcgagtacaacatacaacgtaaaaaatgatgtgccatcgagcttgcatcgagcaggcatcgagcatctattgagcatgcatgaaatagtgagaatgcacattaccatcgagtacccatcgagtaggtatcgagtacccatcaagtacaacatgcaacgtaaaaaatgatgtgccatcgagcttgcatcgagcaggcatcgagcatctatcgagcatgcatgaaatagtgagaatgcacattaccatcgagtacccatcgagcagaacatgcaacGCTAAAATTGGTGtgtcatcgagcctgcatcgagcacccatcgagcacaacactaacccagaaaattcccagaaaatgcagatcgacaaaaaaccagaaaaaacccaaaaaaatgtaCAAATATTGCTCAGATCTATTCAAAATGCTCAAAAAttttaaaggaaacatcactaatccaagtatttaagaaaaaattgcttacccattaaatttttctccaagatttctcaacCCTTGATTTGGTCTTGATCCCCCTCTACAAATGGCTTTCATAGTGGTGGTCCCAAGCTCGATGGGGTTCTACCGTGGTGCTCTTAGTGGtggtgtgaggtgaggtgaggtgagtgagagtgaggaagaaacaagaagaaggaagagaggagGAAGGAAGAGAGGAGGAGGGAAGAGAGGAGATAGTTGtttttaggggtattttgggtactagcaaaacttttggcattattttgtaatgttaaaaatgcctagcattattttgtattacaccatactattaagcataaaaagtcaaatttcccttgtCAAATCTTTTCATAATACCCAAAATATCATTTCCATAATTTTTACTACCATAATTTTACTCATCTTTTTCTCTTcactcttctctctctttccctCAATCCATTCAtctctctctaaaaaaaaattcataagtaagttaaaatataaaaaaactcaATGTTATGGCCAGTATTTCACACTTAGTACactaaaatactgcatttcgaacagatcttggcatgatttttggatttttttgcaatttttttcagatctgaaatttTGAAATCTGCTGAAAATCGATGTGATTCAATAGTGCTCAATCAGTTAGATGAGgcattcaaaatcaagattttcatgaaaattttgatgttgctcgatggtgttcgatgcgacTCTTGCaggatacgtaatttttcactcgggtttCCGTTTGGGTGATTTGTTTTTTGATtttaggtattttttcaagatctacacatttgagatgtgtaaatctggaaaaaaaaatgcaaaatgcaaaacatggctcatgttcaagatatgttttcaagctctaaactttgaaaatgtgtatgtaaACATCTAAATCGTGTAGATCtctaaaaatacccaaaataaaaaacaaatcaccacaaacggacacccgagtaaaaaattatgtctcttataAGAATTGCATCGAAGCatcatcgagcaaccatcgaaccaccatcgagcaacgtcgattttttcatgaaaatcttgattttgaaggccctatCAAACTGGTATCGAGCACCATCAAGCAACAATCGAGCAAGTCAATTTTCTatagatttcagagtttcaaatctgaaaataactcaaaaatcatgcccaactcgatggtgttcgatgccaactcaatggggccttcaaaatcaagactTCCATGAAAAAAATGACATTGCTCGATGGTAGtttgatggttgctcgatggtggttcaatgcaattcttgtaagagagataatttttcactcgggtgtccgtttagggtgatttgttttttgattttgggtattttttttagatctacacgttttagatgttcacatacacattttcaaagtttagaacttgaaaacataccaaatcatatcttaaacatgaggtatgttttgcattttgcattttttttcaagatttacatttctcaaatgtgtatgtacacatctcaaatgtgtatatcttgaaaaaatacccaaaaattaaaaaaaaatcacctcaaacggacacctgagtgaaaaattaagtatcttgcaagaatcgcatcgagcaacatcaattttttcataaaaatcttgattttgaaggccccatcgagctggcatcgagcaccatcaaaccacatcgattttctgcagatttcaaagtttcatatctgaaaaaaaaaatcacaaaaaaaacccaaaaatcatgcccaaatCTGTTCAAAAtgcagtattttagtgtcctaaggttgagggagagagggaagagagaagaggaagtggatgggaaaaattataagaaaatcattttgggtattgtcaaaagaattggcattttttttaaatgatttaaatgcctagcatttttttgacTTAGAATCCTTCATTAAGCatcaaaactcaaatttcccatcCAATTTGGCTCATCAACAATCAATACATTAGTAATGCGAGTCGTTCATGTTTTCCTGAACTTTTTTTTCCCTCATCACCAAAaatacactttttttttatttacatcaCCAAAATTCTCtacatttttctctacatcatttacatatcatattttttaatattatttatttaaataaaaataacaataataataaaatattggaGAATTATGAGGTAATGGCACTGAAAACGCCAGCACCATATTGTCATTTTTAATTCACAAGTGGCATCATGTTAAAGTATTAGATGTTGTAGATTGTTTAACATGGCAGTCTAGGTTCATAACGTGAAATTTTGTTATTCGTTgttactgtaacgtcccaaattatctaataaggcttagggccttgattaggaggccaggatggcaaattatggaaattatgtgttatgtgatatatatatgtatcattatatgattatgtgagttatattataagggaaatttcacgttatatgcatgataacttagtgaaattttttaatatgccaacataagttactatcttaaatatatgataatttcaattttttagacaaaaatacccctaacatttaaacactcattttctctctcaatccgaactctctctatatatataacaTCTATCATTCTCTCACTTTCTCACTCTCTCATTccaatcttgtagatctcgaaaaaaataccaaaatttaaaaaaaaaaaagtgaaaaaatatgaacctccaaagttttcgtcaaatttcagtgcataGCATCGAAATTGtatcgaaaaagcatcattttggccaaaaataaagttttcatgattgcatcgaaacaccatcgattttgcatcgaaataccatcaattttgcatcaacacaccatcgattttgcatcgaaaaagtaggggtggcaattcgtgtaaacgtgtcagattcgtgtcgacacgattatgacacgacacgattaaggtcaacacgaacacgacacgattattaaacgtgtcaaaaatatgaacacgaacacgacacgattattaaacgggtcaacacgacacgaacatgataacacgattatgacacgattaatcataattatacgaaaaaaatcagaaaacctatgtaaagtattcgtgttatcgtgtctgacacgattatgacacgacacgattattaaatgggtcgacacgattatgacacgacacgattattaaacgtgtcaaaaactcaaacacgaacacgacacgattattaaacgtgtcgtgttcgtgtttaccttaatcgtgtcgtgtcgtgttgtgtcatcgtgtcgtgacccaaattgccacccctacgaaaaagcatcgttttggccaaaaaacaagttttcgtgattgcatcgcaagagcatcaaaacaccatcaattttgcatcaaaattgtatcgaaaaagcatcgttttggccaaaaatcaagttttcatgattgcatcacaacaacatcgaaacaccattgattttgcattgaaacaccatcgattttgcataaaaaaaaacatcgttttggccaaaaaacaagttttaatgattgcatcgcaagagcattgaaacaccatcgattgtgcatcaaaattgcatcgattttgcatcgaaaaagcatcattttggccaaaaatcaagtttcatgattgcatcaaaATTGCATTGAAAAATGCATCGTTTTTGcaaaaaattaagttttcatgattgcatcgcaagagcatcgaaacaccattgatttttcatcgatggtgttttgatgctcttgcgatgcaatcatgaaaatttggttttttttggccaaaacgatgctttgccaatgcaaaatcgatggtgtttcgatgctcttgcgatgcaatcatgaaacttaatttttggccaaaacaatgctttgcgatgcaaaatcgatgcaatttcaatgcaaaatcgatggtgtttcgatgctcttgcgatgcaatcatgaaaacttgttttttggccaaaacgatgctttttcgatacaaaatcgatggtgtttcgatgttgttgcgatgcaatcattaaaacttgatttttgggcaaaacgatgctttttttaTGCAATTTCGATGTTTTGCACTGAAATTTGatgaaaactttggaggttcatattttttcactcaaatatctatttcatatgattttttttttaaattttggtatatttttgagatctacaagattagaatgagagagtgagagaatgagagatgttagagagagagagtttggatTGAGAGGGAAAAGGGggtttgaatgttaggggtatttttgtctaaaaattgaaattgtcatatatttgggatagtaacttatgttaGCATATTAAAATATTTCACTATGCtatcatgcatataacatgaaatttccctattataatatgatttaatatgtatgtttaggtgtattaaatatgcatgtgggcctgtttctgaTTAAAAGAGCAgctttcataatttggcccgttatgagtatattttgcatatatatgatatatgtgtgagaccacattattatgtggatatatttgggtgaCTCGGCACGaagcgatcctagagagcaagctAGCGGGAAACTCACAACAAGACCAATATTTGATTCGGGGTGAGTCATATTGGTATTAAATGAtaaaatcaaaggtacgcagcggaatatatggatccattttaataaatattaatactagttaggattatatacatatataaatattaaatcacatacaaatagatcagtgattacctcttgtagcctatcaagtgtccttgagtctttttgtataaatcaacgatcttcctatccagtgttctgagatctcacaccctgatcttccaaaccaatcctcaaacacacaatgacgtgtgtgggcacataggattcaaaatgttgatttatgtgactccctagatgtaccaaacacatgagatctagagagtttttgacatagataaggtttagaatagttttcaggtttagagaaaattatcactttagagagagagtttgaTCATTCAGCTATCcttctgaatatcacgtatattagatttataaagatatttaatctaattaaataatctttatttaattaaaatataattcaaattaaaactgattagatattttcatttaattatctatttaaatcatatttaaaaagaataattaaatgactgattaaacaaatttatttgaaatttaaaattaaaatctcTGGAATAAAAATCTCTAaaccagccctattagggtttgcctaattttctcatttgtttatttaatcaacttttaagacaatatatttataccAACATAAATATcggttaattcaaaattaaatttatcttaaaatattagttttaaattaaataaataaatatcatattataaataagatatttattattatctctctttctattaatccaaacaagattaatattaattttaacatatggtttttcaaaataaaaatcatatagttaaataattaattaattcacaattaatcaattacccataattatcaaataattatttccttgccttgaaaaattaattcatttgcaatttagtattttctcttaacaaatctttatTTTGATATCATTACCCTTGTCAGTGTAGGAcataggtgatctggggaccatggatctataatacgaagctccaataaaacatattattaattaaactctttaatctaataatcttatttattaattccatgattactccactataaatatggaattgcactttaagtatttatagaattatatttatagagttttctctagtagtccattgatataatcaatatatgtagttatgttctccattattggttcgttaattagagctggtcaaaataaccattttacccttctaatcacctcttgatccttaagtaccattaattcactagcgaataattaatctataatctaattatagatttgagctcaataactattcagtt
This genomic interval from Humulus lupulus chromosome 8, drHumLupu1.1, whole genome shotgun sequence contains the following:
- the LOC133794161 gene encoding uncharacterized protein LOC133794161 — its product is MALMMRMPQSPLAPAPAPSIHPSPDQPDLQEVLERLERVESRQDTILENQAVIMDAVNKILTFVQDLPNDSDSDSDSLDLPDDFVSHDIGTPPPIVLTANPETPGVAIIEPGDVAGVEFELAKRKRRKPKKFEDYIDPTRKKARLDAIDDVPLVLDPLKKPLATQYRTVGKWLLGDIPNKTKRDVQTGVYGSSWFLTMKTP